From a single Bacillus pumilus genomic region:
- a CDS encoding chemotaxis protein CheA translates to MDVNQYLDIFLDESREHLQTCNEKLLDLEKNPTDLQLVNDIFRAAHTLKGMSATMGYDDMAQLTHHLENMFDAIRNEQMIVTPESMDTMFEALDHLEAMVQSIAEGGDGKRDVTEISKKLDVTESHAEAAPSVETADVSAASSGNDLDYNEFERTVLDEAREQGFKCYELTVTLSDACLLKAVRVYMIFERLNEAGEVVKTVPNAELLESEDFESEFSISYLSKQSMDEVKKIVTAISEVEHVEISEVPAFGETASAEKQDAKPEQKKEEVSVPAAKSPASDAPKANGNNGAAAGGTKTIRVNIDRLDSLMNLFEELVIDRGRLEQIAKELENNELTDTVERMTRISGDLQSIILNMRMVPVETVFNRFPRMIRQLTKELNKKIELIIEGAETELDRTVIDEIGDPLLHLLRNSLDHGIESPEERVKKGKPEKGTVLLKAYHSGNHVFIEVEDDGGGINRKKVLEKALERGVITEREAETLEDQQIDSLILAAGFSTADTISDISGRGVGLDVVKNKLESLGGSVSINSTEGQGSLFSIQLPLTLSIISVLLVKLEEETFAIPISSIIETAVIKKSDILQTHDREVIDFRGFIVPVVYLKKQFQVPNANELEEELHIIVVRKGDKLTAFVVDSFIGQQEVVLKSLGDYLPNVFAISGATILGDGQVALIVDCNALIK, encoded by the coding sequence TTGGATGTAAACCAATACTTAGATATCTTTTTAGATGAAAGCAGAGAACACTTACAAACTTGTAACGAAAAACTTCTTGATTTAGAAAAGAACCCAACCGACTTGCAGCTAGTGAATGATATATTCAGAGCGGCTCATACATTGAAAGGCATGAGTGCAACGATGGGCTATGATGATATGGCTCAACTGACGCATCATTTAGAAAACATGTTTGATGCCATTCGAAATGAACAAATGATTGTTACTCCAGAGTCGATGGACACGATGTTTGAAGCACTTGATCACCTTGAAGCAATGGTTCAATCAATTGCAGAAGGCGGCGATGGGAAACGCGATGTCACAGAGATTAGTAAAAAGCTAGACGTGACAGAAAGCCATGCAGAGGCGGCTCCAAGTGTTGAAACTGCGGATGTGTCAGCGGCATCATCTGGTAACGATCTTGACTATAACGAATTTGAACGAACGGTGCTTGATGAAGCAAGAGAACAAGGCTTTAAATGTTATGAACTCACTGTGACATTAAGCGACGCATGTTTATTAAAAGCCGTTCGAGTCTATATGATCTTTGAAAGACTGAACGAAGCAGGTGAAGTCGTCAAAACCGTTCCAAATGCAGAACTTTTAGAATCAGAAGATTTTGAATCTGAATTCAGTATTTCTTATTTATCTAAACAATCGATGGATGAAGTGAAAAAAATCGTGACAGCGATCTCAGAAGTTGAACATGTTGAGATTTCTGAAGTCCCTGCATTTGGAGAAACGGCTTCAGCTGAAAAACAAGATGCAAAACCTGAACAGAAAAAAGAAGAAGTTTCCGTTCCTGCTGCGAAATCACCAGCAAGCGATGCACCAAAAGCAAATGGCAATAACGGTGCAGCTGCCGGCGGAACAAAAACGATTCGTGTCAACATTGACCGTCTCGATTCTCTGATGAATTTATTTGAAGAACTGGTTATTGACAGAGGTCGTTTAGAACAGATTGCAAAAGAATTAGAAAATAACGAACTCACAGACACAGTTGAAAGAATGACACGTATTTCTGGAGACCTGCAATCAATCATCCTGAACATGAGAATGGTCCCTGTGGAAACTGTGTTTAACAGATTCCCGCGTATGATTCGTCAATTGACAAAAGAGTTGAATAAGAAAATTGAATTGATCATTGAAGGCGCTGAGACAGAGCTTGATCGAACAGTGATCGATGAAATTGGAGATCCGCTCTTACACTTACTTAGAAACAGTTTAGATCACGGAATTGAATCGCCAGAAGAACGTGTGAAAAAAGGTAAGCCAGAAAAAGGTACAGTTTTATTAAAAGCCTACCATAGCGGAAACCATGTCTTCATTGAAGTAGAAGATGATGGCGGCGGGATTAACCGTAAGAAAGTGCTTGAAAAAGCACTAGAGCGTGGGGTTATTACGGAAAGAGAAGCGGAAACACTTGAAGATCAACAAATTGATTCATTGATCTTAGCCGCAGGATTCTCTACAGCTGATACGATTTCTGACATTTCAGGCCGCGGTGTAGGCCTTGACGTTGTGAAAAACAAGCTGGAATCACTAGGCGGTTCTGTGAGCATCAACTCAACAGAAGGACAGGGTTCACTATTCTCTATCCAGCTTCCGCTTACATTATCGATTATTTCTGTTCTTCTTGTGAAACTGGAAGAGGAAACATTTGCGATTCCGATTTCTTCTATTATTGAAACGGCTGTCATTAAGAAAAGCGACATCCTTCAAACACATGATCGTGAAGTGATTGATTTCCGTGGATTTATCGTACCGGTCGTGTACTTGAAGAAACAATTCCAAGTACCAAATGCGAATGAATTAGAGGAAGAGCTGCACATCATCGTTGTTCGTAAAGGAGATAAGTTGACAGCATTTGTGGTCGATTCATTTATTGGTCAGCAAGAGGTTGTATTGAAATCACTAGGAGATTATCTGCCAAACGTGTTTGCGATCTCAGGCGCAACAATCCTAGGCGATGGTCAAGTTGCACTCATCGTTGACTGTAATGCACTGATCAAGTAA